From one Gallionella capsiferriformans ES-2 genomic stretch:
- a CDS encoding SPOR domain-containing protein, with the protein MIKILLFILMTQLSPMAFADFESDLTATAKTDASLRELRIRADQNDAEAQFNLSSLYFKGQQVEQDYVEAAKWMQLAAEQGHVLAAYNLAMMYSSGQGVAVDYAAAAKWYQRSAEGGFVLAQLNLGVAYANGEGVQKNDTEAVKWFRLAAEQNDAQAQFNLGVMYANGQGTAQNLIESYRLSKLAAAQGHETANQLISDLTRKMTAKQIASANKPIKKKPAVVTPEKSQQASKQSPPQQADNKATEVSEVAPVQQAAATQPVATQPAVEEAVKPVATQPAAEEAVKPVAIAAVSAQSSETANYYVQIGAFKSKKQAADFMEKTRAKQGELDKPYSLFSNEGWERIHVGPYASQSEAQQSADALKVKLGYQPKVRKHD; encoded by the coding sequence ATGATCAAAATCCTGCTGTTTATCTTGATGACTCAGCTCTCTCCCATGGCTTTTGCAGACTTTGAAAGCGATCTGACGGCCACTGCAAAAACGGACGCCTCATTGCGCGAGCTGCGCATACGCGCAGACCAAAACGATGCCGAAGCACAGTTCAACCTGAGTTCGCTGTATTTCAAGGGGCAGCAAGTAGAACAGGATTACGTCGAAGCAGCTAAATGGATGCAACTGGCGGCAGAACAGGGCCACGTCCTTGCCGCCTATAACCTTGCGATGATGTATAGCTCAGGACAGGGTGTCGCGGTCGATTATGCCGCTGCTGCAAAATGGTACCAACGATCCGCCGAAGGCGGCTTTGTGTTAGCACAGCTTAATCTGGGTGTCGCTTATGCCAATGGCGAGGGCGTACAAAAAAATGATACTGAGGCGGTCAAATGGTTTCGTCTTGCAGCCGAGCAGAACGATGCGCAGGCACAGTTCAATCTGGGCGTGATGTACGCCAATGGGCAAGGGACAGCGCAAAACCTGATCGAATCCTATCGCCTGTCGAAACTCGCAGCGGCACAGGGACATGAGACAGCCAACCAGTTGATTAGCGATCTCACTCGAAAAATGACGGCCAAACAAATCGCCAGTGCCAACAAGCCGATCAAAAAGAAGCCGGCTGTAGTAACCCCTGAAAAATCGCAGCAGGCATCAAAGCAAAGCCCCCCCCAACAGGCAGACAACAAGGCCACTGAAGTAAGCGAAGTTGCGCCTGTCCAACAAGCCGCTGCAACGCAACCCGTTGCAACACAGCCTGCGGTCGAAGAAGCTGTAAAACCAGTCGCAACACAGCCTGCGGCCGAAGAAGCTGTAAAACCAGTCGCAATAGCCGCTGTATCCGCGCAGTCTTCGGAAACAGCTAACTATTACGTACAAATTGGCGCGTTCAAGTCCAAAAAACAAGCTGCCGACTTTATGGAAAAAACGCGCGCCAAACAAGGCGAACTGGATAAACCCTACAGTCTGTTCAGCAACGAGGGCTGGGAACGTATCCATGTCGGCCCCTACGCCAGCCAAAGTGAAGCGCAACAAAGTGCCGATGCGCTCAAAGTCAAACTGGGCTACCAGCCCAAAGTGCGCAAACACGACTAG